In the genome of Natator depressus isolate rNatDep1 chromosome 21, rNatDep2.hap1, whole genome shotgun sequence, one region contains:
- the EPS8L3 gene encoding epidermal growth factor receptor kinase substrate 8-like protein 3, with translation MEPFGHRTESEYNEFSNGSPDLIRANSTSRPSSKAIYRQRKNYALSTLKQQSNFQHRVEHLLTAHVDSKDIRGVDDCVAQLKMMDAQGRVWGQDMILQVKGPELLLSDIETKEELESYPLESVQECAAILSHCVYNSILAVTVREQSQHGSSILLFQCEQLGAELMKANLEKAIKEWKGERESQDMLRSSLETMLSQQSRGSFHSSPPRISQDRWAGLSEPDPFIPPTPQGWQSQDQVPRNPPAFMDYGPGQPRPPKPRDEWTDPSLQAMQDLDRDTEILNHVLSDIELFVGKLKETSGSVSSKKKSKKKDKERGVLPPEPEWETCFQKIKYALNLLGKLKPKLQQQPSAPELVQLIFSTLSFILSNCPWPSLASSIVSPLLTEAAIDLVDESLEKKDCDTWKSLGKAWHTTRAEYPDRQFIPPYIPIFSDGWVPPLPTQRETATHVERQPLGSQHHATSRAPSSPPQLMQAMYEFQARNNKELTVMKGELLEILDQRKKWWLARNRAGERGYIPNNIVGPVDQKPAENSMNQAPSSSPGLQQNSTPAEVTAWLRDMGFSKITVKCLGVLNGNQLLGMSQEEMKTVCPEEGRRVFFKLSAVKSSLGIGPHD, from the exons ATGGAGCCCTTTGGCCACAGGACCGAATCTGAGTACAA TGAGTTCAGCAATGGCAGCCCAGACCTCATCAGAGCCAACAGCACATCCAGGCCCAGCAGCAAAGCCATTTACC GCCAGCGCAAGAATTACGCCCTCTCCACACTGAAGCAGCAAAGCAATTTCCAGCACCGCGTGGAG CACCTGCTCACCGCCCACGTGGACTCCAAGGACATCCGTGGCGTGGACGACTGTGTGGCACAGCTGAAGATGATGGATGCGCAGGGACGGGTCTGGGGACAGGACATGATCCTGCAAGTGAAGGGCCCTGAGCTGCTGTTGAGCGACATCGAGACCAAG gaggagctggagagctACCCCCTTGAGAGTGTCCAGGAGTGCGCTGCCATACTCAGCCACTGTGTCTACAATTCCATCCTGGCCGTCACCGTGAGGGAGCAGAGCCAGCACGGGAGCAGCATCCTCCTCTTCCAGTGCGAGCAGCTTGGG GCAGAGCTGATGAAAGCCAACCTGGAGAAGGCCATCAAGGAGTGGAAAGGGGAACGGGAGAGTCAGGACATGCTCAG GAGCAGTTTGGAGACCATGCTGTCCCAGCAGAGCCGAGGGTccttccacagcagccccccacgGATCAGCCAGGATAGGTGGGCTGGACTGTCAGAGCCAGACCCCTTTATTCCTCCCACACCACAAGGGTGGCAGAGCCAAGACCAGGTGCCTCGGAATCCTCCAGCCTTCATGGATTATG GGCCTGGCCAGCCGCGGCCCCCAAAGCCGAGAGACGAGTGGACAGATCCCAGCTTGCAGGCAATGCAGGACTTGGACAGAGACACT GAAATCCTGAACCATGTGCTGAGTGACATCGAGCTCTTTGTGGGGAAGCTGAAGGAGACGAGCGGCTCGGTGAGCAGCAAGAAGAAGTCGAAGAAAAAGGACAAGGAGAGAggag TGCTGCCCCCAGAGCCTGAGTGGGAGACCTGCTTCCAGAAGATCAAATATGCCTTAAACCTGCTG GGGAAGCTGAAACctaagctgcagcagcagcccagtgCCCCGGAACTGGTTCAACTCATCTTCTCCACCCTCTCCTTT ATTTTGTCCAACTGTCCCTGGCCCAGCCTGGCCTCCTCCATTGTTTCCCCTCTGCTGACCGAGGCAGCCATCGACCTGGTGGACGAGTCTTTGGAGAAAAAGGATTGTGACACCTGGAAGAGTCTGGGCAAGGCTTGGCACACCACGAG ggcagagTACCCAGACAGACAGTTCATCCCTCCCTACATCCCCATCTTCTCAGATGGGTGGGTGCCCCCCCTGCCGACCCAGAGGGAGACTGCCACTCATGTGGAGAGG CAGCCCCTGGGAAGCCAGCACCATGCCACGTCCAG AGCTCCTTCTAGTCCCCCGCAGCTCATGCAAGCCATGTACGAATTCCAGGCCAGGAACAACAAGGAGCTGACTGTCATGAAAGGGGAACTGCTGGAG ATTCTAGACCAGCGGAAGAAGTGGTGGCTTGCTAGAAACAGAGCAGGCGAGAGGGGCTATATCCCGAACAACATCGTGGGGCCAGTGGATCAGAAGCCTGCAGAGAACAGCATGAACCAA GCGCCAAGCAGCTCCCCTGGTCTCCAGCAGAACTCCACGCCGGCGGAGGTGACAGCCTGGCTGAGGGACATGGGCTTCTCCAAGAT CACAGTGAAGTGCCTTGGCGTGCTCAATGGCAACCAGCTGCTGGGGATGAGCCAGGAGGAGATGAAAACTGTCTGCCCGGAAGAGGGGAGACGTGTCTTCTTCAAGCTCTCTGCTGTTAAATCGTCCCTGGGG ATTGGCCCTCACGATTAG
- the LOC141975824 gene encoding LOW QUALITY PROTEIN: ciliary microtubule inner protein 2B-like (The sequence of the model RefSeq protein was modified relative to this genomic sequence to represent the inferred CDS: inserted 1 base in 1 codon): MGHQARTRTTAPGFIPRAQNLFAKTYPEICKEARSDFARQRLRAAGQEQELQNAGWLPQGTKGKLLTAKYRTPVPAGLAAAAPYVSPFAFQPQGSPYSMEDNNPHKCFISGFTGFVPRARFLIGAGYPLTPHRALVEFGQNRGXRPEAGNGSTVLPPLLKSYSTDVGPLPHYAGYLPGYKFQSGHTYGQLTHNALGLSTMEKQMAD, from the exons atggGACATCAAG CCCGGACCCGCACCACGGCCCCGGGATTCATTCCCAGGGCCCAGAACCTCTTCGCCAAGACCTACCCCGAGATCTGCAAGGAGGCCAGGAGTGACTTTGCCAGGCAGCGGCTGAGAGCCGCAGGCcaggagcaggagctgcagaacgcAGGGTGGCTGCCCCAGGGCACCAAGGGCAAACTCCTCACTGCCAAGTACAGGACTCCGGTCCCGGCAGgcctggcagcagctgccccGTATGTATCGCCCTTCGCCTTCCAACCGCAGGGCTCCCCCTACTCCATGGAGGACAACAACCCCCACAAGTGCTTCATCTCGGGTTTCACCGGCTTTGTGCCCCGTGCCCGCTTCCTGATCGGGGCAGGCTACCCGCTGACTCCCCACCGCGCCCTGGTGGAGTTTGGCCAGAACAGAG GCCGGCCTGAGGCCGGGAACGGCAGCACGGTCCTTCCTCCGCTGCTGAAGTCGTACTCCACAGACGTGGGGCCGCTGCCCCACTACGCAGGCTACCTCCCAGGCTACAAGTTCCAGTCTGGCCACACCTATGGGCAGCTTACCCACAACGCCCTGGGGCTGAGCACCATGGAGAAGCAGATGGCTGACTAG